The Polypterus senegalus isolate Bchr_013 unplaced genomic scaffold, ASM1683550v1 scaffold_700, whole genome shotgun sequence genome has a window encoding:
- the LOC120520874 gene encoding UDP-GlcNAc:betaGal beta-1,3-N-acetylglucosaminyltransferase-like protein 1, whose product MWCHHAETAPLVFRDTIWNHRVTFLQERVLTKWTTCTIWNAGKQGRKLYRSLSPANQKKITAFCDVDENKIKKGYYTYEESEERPKPRIPVRHFKDSSPPYIVCVKLDMTGGVLEENLHSLNLEEGRDYFHFS is encoded by the exons ATGTGGTGCCATCACGCTGAGACTGCCCCTCTTGTCTTCAGGGATACCATCTGGAACCACCGGGTCACATTCCTTCAAGAGCGGGTTTTGACCAAGTGGACCACCTGCACCATctggaatgctgggaagcaggGCCGTAAGCTGTACCGCAGCCTGTCTCCAGCCAATCAGAAAAAG atcacCGCTTTTTGTGACGTTGATGAGAACAAGATAAAAAAGGGCTACTACACTTACGAGGAGTCGGAG GAGAGACCAAAGCCCAGGATTCCTGTCCGGCATTTTAAAGACAGCAGCCCTCCTTACATCGTGTGCGTTAAGCTG GACATGACAGGTGGAGTTTTGGAGGAGAACCTGCACTCCCTGAACTTGGAGGAAGGGCGTGACTACTTCCACTTCAGCTGA